From Cecembia calidifontis, one genomic window encodes:
- a CDS encoding PorP/SprF family type IX secretion system membrane protein encodes MKKLLLCFSFLVIASFGKAQDIQFSQFYAAPIYLNPAFAGSSEMTRFGVNFRNQWPGLEHSLNAYSAYFDHYFFNLNSGIGLIVNGMNETVAGLSTTEVGLAYSYRVQLGFNSFLRFGGQASFFSRDANMNQFIFESQIDRGTGSVGDQSGELLGLDSRHRYVDYHFGMLFNNEFGWLGLSAHHITQPNISFIDDQISRWPMKISAHGGLKFDLSGGSVRNFMNNSQGQRELVLAFNYKHQDPFNQLDLGAQFNLQPVVFGLWYRGLPNLGNALPNNESLIGLVGFSLGNGLDIGYSYDFTLSPLGQANTGGAHEVSMRLSFLSGDAKQAGRKGSILPCFKY; translated from the coding sequence ATGAAAAAGTTACTTTTGTGTTTTAGTTTTTTGGTAATTGCTAGTTTTGGAAAAGCGCAGGATATCCAGTTTTCCCAGTTTTATGCAGCGCCGATTTACCTGAACCCTGCTTTTGCAGGTTCTTCTGAAATGACCCGTTTTGGGGTGAATTTCAGAAACCAATGGCCGGGTCTTGAACATAGCCTGAATGCCTATTCGGCCTATTTTGACCATTATTTTTTCAATTTGAATTCCGGTATTGGGCTAATAGTGAACGGGATGAATGAAACAGTGGCCGGCCTGAGCACTACTGAGGTGGGACTTGCTTATTCTTATCGGGTTCAATTGGGGTTCAACAGTTTTTTGAGATTTGGCGGTCAGGCCAGCTTTTTTTCCAGGGATGCCAATATGAACCAATTTATTTTTGAAAGTCAAATAGACAGAGGTACGGGTTCGGTGGGAGACCAAAGTGGTGAATTATTGGGCCTGGATAGTAGGCACCGATATGTGGATTACCATTTTGGAATGCTGTTCAATAATGAGTTTGGTTGGTTAGGGCTTTCAGCGCATCATATTACGCAACCCAACATTTCGTTTATTGATGATCAGATCAGCAGATGGCCCATGAAAATCTCTGCCCATGGCGGATTGAAGTTTGACCTTTCGGGCGGTTCGGTTCGAAACTTTATGAACAATAGCCAAGGCCAGAGGGAACTGGTATTGGCATTTAATTACAAACATCAGGACCCCTTCAATCAGTTGGATTTAGGGGCACAGTTTAACCTTCAGCCTGTTGTTTTTGGCTTGTGGTATAGAGGGCTTCCCAATCTGGGCAATGCCCTTCCCAACAATGAATCATTGATAGGATTAGTGGGTTTTTCGTTGGGAAATGGATTGGATATTGGTTACAGCTACGATTTCACTTTGTCCCCTTTGGGCCAGGCCAATACCGGAGGAGCACATGAGGTATCGATGAGATTGTCGTTTTTATCAGGGGATGCAAAGCAGGCAGGAAGAAAGGGAAGCATCTTACCCTGTTTCAAATATTGA
- a CDS encoding gliding motility-associated C-terminal domain-containing protein, which yields MSGFRKIVALIFMLSLLQQAFALSAPKSFWAYNPGSQGLERTDLGQPAAQLSVKVSGKLALCHHLDRGHIILEVSGGTPPYSFLWNNQERTQNRHNLFAGTYTVFITDSQGRRHEERIVIQPPFPLIVEMAGIQAASCSGTPDGSAKVNIRFGRGEPYKILWSHGLEDELEAKGLMPGIYSVKVIDMFNCDATLTFEIKSNADSFEVKENIQQISCSDNSSGAISLDITGGKAPYTFLWSNGMTTKDISGVGPGKYEVAIKDQAGCTINKTFEIKSPSTVEVTVSRIQHNLCHGASDGEIDMEVKGGQAPLIFSWSNGATSQNLRGLKAGTYTLKIKDASGCEVNTQVMVQEPQKLTARLESSIELNCESGEATGFAWVNIQGGVSPYTIKWGTGETGKNEIVFNRPGEIQVEVVDNTGCTVVEKLRVDFPFNNLIAGRIDFNVRKLSFSSEPEVHVLEPLVFESEIGEDFIAWEWDFGDGATAMDRDPVHVFKKPGEFDVTLRGYDIYGCSSVQKRLVTVLETEEWVTIPNAFTPNGDGLNDVFRPVYKGLVNFEMDIFNHWGEHLFASRGLEISGWDGTNKGRLLPRGNYIYKVQYTTITGETVQKTGTVTLVR from the coding sequence ATGTCAGGATTTAGGAAAATAGTAGCTTTGATCTTCATGCTGTCTTTATTGCAGCAGGCATTTGCCTTGTCTGCTCCTAAATCATTTTGGGCTTATAATCCTGGCTCACAGGGTCTGGAAAGGACAGATCTAGGACAGCCGGCAGCGCAACTTTCAGTAAAGGTTTCAGGAAAACTTGCCCTTTGTCATCATTTGGATAGGGGGCATATTATCCTGGAGGTTTCGGGTGGAACTCCGCCGTATTCATTTCTTTGGAATAATCAGGAAAGGACCCAAAACAGACACAACCTTTTTGCCGGAACTTACACCGTATTTATCACGGACAGTCAGGGCCGGAGGCATGAAGAGCGGATTGTTATACAGCCGCCTTTTCCATTGATTGTCGAAATGGCAGGTATTCAAGCCGCCTCCTGTTCCGGAACTCCTGATGGGAGCGCCAAGGTAAATATCAGATTTGGAAGGGGAGAACCATACAAAATTTTATGGAGTCATGGTCTGGAAGATGAATTGGAGGCGAAGGGTTTGATGCCTGGCATCTACAGCGTAAAGGTCATTGATATGTTCAATTGTGATGCCACGCTCACATTCGAAATTAAATCCAATGCAGATTCTTTTGAAGTGAAGGAAAATATCCAGCAGATCAGTTGCTCAGATAATTCTTCGGGTGCAATTTCTTTAGATATCACCGGAGGAAAAGCTCCCTACACCTTTTTATGGTCTAATGGCATGACAACCAAAGATATTTCCGGTGTAGGGCCCGGAAAATATGAAGTTGCAATCAAAGATCAGGCGGGCTGTACAATCAATAAAACTTTTGAAATCAAGTCTCCCTCCACTGTTGAAGTAACTGTTTCCAGGATACAACATAACCTTTGTCATGGAGCCTCAGATGGTGAAATAGATATGGAAGTCAAAGGGGGGCAGGCACCATTAATTTTTAGCTGGAGTAATGGGGCCACTTCTCAAAACCTGAGGGGATTGAAGGCCGGTACTTATACGCTTAAGATTAAAGACGCCTCTGGCTGTGAAGTCAATACGCAAGTAATGGTACAGGAGCCTCAAAAATTAACAGCGAGGTTGGAGTCCAGCATTGAGTTGAACTGTGAGTCAGGTGAAGCCACTGGTTTTGCCTGGGTAAATATTCAAGGGGGAGTCTCGCCATATACCATTAAGTGGGGAACAGGAGAGACTGGGAAAAATGAAATTGTATTCAACCGGCCAGGCGAAATACAGGTAGAAGTTGTGGACAATACAGGCTGTACGGTAGTAGAAAAGTTAAGGGTGGATTTTCCCTTTAATAACCTGATTGCCGGCAGGATTGATTTCAATGTGAGGAAGCTTTCTTTTTCCTCTGAGCCTGAGGTACACGTGTTGGAGCCTTTGGTGTTTGAAAGTGAAATCGGGGAAGATTTTATTGCCTGGGAGTGGGATTTTGGAGACGGGGCTACAGCAATGGACAGAGATCCGGTCCATGTTTTTAAAAAGCCCGGAGAGTTTGATGTCACACTGAGGGGATATGACATTTATGGCTGCTCCTCTGTCCAAAAGAGGCTTGTCACGGTCTTGGAAACAGAGGAATGGGTGACAATCCCCAACGCATTCACCCCAAATGGGGATGGGCTGAATGATGTATTCAGACCTGTTTATAAAGGCCTTGTAAACTTTGAGATGGACATTTTCAATCATTGGGGAGAACACCTTTTTGCGTCACGGGGCTTGGAAATCAGCGGCTGGGATGGAACCAACAAAGGGCGGCTATTACCTAGAGGAAATTATATCTATAAGGTTCAGTATACCACTATTACCGGAGAGACTGTGCAAAAGACCGGCACGGTTACATTAGTTCGTTAG
- the lysA gene encoding diaminopimelate decarboxylase: MEIKNQQYQIQGIALTDLAKRYGTPLYVYDGQKILDQVKLLQDAFSDVKLRIKYATKALSNINILKLVKKAGTGVDAVSIEEVKLCLHAGFQPQEIMYTPNSVSFEEIQEAVDLGVMINIDNIPMLEHFGTYYGHQVPVCIRLNPHILAGGNAKISVGHIDSKFGISILQLKHVLKVVEAYDLQVVGLHVHTGSDILDADVFLKGAEILFDAAKEFKGLKFLDFGGGFKVAYKPGDIATDIKEVGVKVSQAFKDFCKEYGSELEIWFEPGKFLVSECGYLLVKVNVIKATPASTFVGVDSGLNHLIRPMMYDAYHDVVNISRLEGPERVYTVVGYICETDTIAADRKLKEVQEGDILAIKNAGAYGFSMSSNYNSRLRPAEVLILNGEAYLIRERETFDDILKHQIDIGL, translated from the coding sequence ATGGAAATTAAAAACCAACAATATCAGATACAGGGAATTGCTTTGACCGACTTGGCCAAGCGCTATGGTACGCCTCTTTATGTATATGATGGTCAGAAAATATTGGATCAGGTGAAATTGTTGCAGGATGCATTTTCGGATGTTAAGCTCAGGATCAAATACGCTACCAAAGCTTTATCCAACATCAATATTCTCAAATTGGTAAAGAAGGCCGGTACTGGTGTAGATGCGGTTTCCATTGAAGAAGTGAAGCTTTGTTTGCATGCTGGATTTCAGCCCCAGGAAATTATGTACACCCCAAACAGTGTTTCTTTCGAAGAAATTCAGGAAGCTGTTGATCTTGGGGTGATGATCAATATTGATAATATTCCTATGTTGGAACATTTTGGGACTTACTATGGCCATCAGGTTCCGGTCTGTATCCGCTTGAATCCCCATATTCTTGCAGGCGGCAATGCTAAGATTTCTGTTGGGCATATTGATAGTAAATTTGGGATTTCGATTTTGCAACTCAAGCATGTCCTCAAGGTAGTGGAGGCTTATGACCTGCAGGTTGTTGGACTTCATGTCCATACTGGTTCTGATATTTTGGATGCTGATGTATTTTTGAAGGGAGCAGAGATTCTTTTTGATGCAGCCAAAGAGTTCAAAGGGCTTAAATTTTTAGACTTTGGAGGGGGATTTAAGGTAGCTTACAAGCCTGGTGATATTGCCACAGACATCAAGGAAGTAGGAGTGAAGGTTTCGCAGGCATTTAAAGATTTCTGTAAGGAGTATGGTTCAGAATTGGAGATTTGGTTTGAACCTGGGAAGTTCCTTGTTTCAGAATGCGGATACCTACTGGTTAAAGTGAATGTGATCAAAGCAACACCGGCATCCACTTTCGTGGGGGTAGATTCCGGATTGAATCACCTGATCAGGCCTATGATGTATGATGCTTATCATGACGTAGTCAATATCTCAAGATTGGAGGGGCCCGAAAGGGTCTACACTGTCGTGGGATATATCTGTGAGACCGATACCATTGCGGCTGACAGGAAACTCAAAGAAGTCCAAGAGGGAGATATTCTTGCTATCAAAAATGCAGGAGCTTATGGATTTAGCATGTCCTCTAATTACAATTCAAGATTAAGACCGGCAGAAGTACTTATTCTTAACGGAGAGGCATATTTGATTAGAGAAAGAGAAACCTTTGATGATATTTTGAAACATCAGATAGATATCGGATTATAG
- a CDS encoding sensor histidine kinase, with product MKLIILLMSIASIGLIGFQYYWVNNALRINEENFEQNVYQSLATAVEQLEKGETSDIFLSYLAKDTLAQKLLFQKIEPIVVQVRQRPINRRRPSLTDSIMRQPMPTVSQRFRRLVESRGVDPSLLNDLDNFFTYLTPQIASSMFTPDEMEILLQERERQLQYFNQMESFGRNRFGTDQEFIEEYNIPMDALEKIRRTNLKIEAMNQAWEELLEGQKDIMERLDTTQLKALVKNHLKERGIDQPFDMAIRNDQGMLIPIGTLKEPENLLTGIQARLFPSDLLGKENHILINFPDKRIFILQQIWLPLLSSMLFIGIIIFCFIYAIRVIIRQKNLSDIKNDFINNMTHEFKTPIATVSLAVEALQDPDFLNQDSFRKRYIGIIKDENKRLGQQVEKVLQAATLDKKEFKLKLEKLNIEEILANASDLIALQVENKGGKILLESKLQDPYLEADAFHLTHILNNLLDNAIKYSKEAPYIRLKAWDEKEHIFISVTDNGIGMSKEAVKKIFDKFYRVPTGNLHDVKGFGLGLAYVKTMLEAHHGEILVKSEPGKGSSFTIKLPKKQ from the coding sequence ATGAAATTAATCATCCTTTTGATGTCCATTGCAAGCATTGGTCTCATAGGATTCCAATACTATTGGGTGAATAATGCACTGCGTATCAACGAGGAAAACTTTGAACAGAATGTTTACCAGTCCCTCGCCACGGCAGTGGAGCAGCTGGAAAAAGGAGAAACAAGTGATATCTTCCTATCCTATTTGGCCAAGGACACTTTAGCGCAAAAGTTACTTTTTCAAAAAATTGAACCTATTGTCGTCCAGGTCAGACAAAGACCCATCAACCGCAGACGTCCATCCCTAACGGACTCCATCATGCGGCAACCTATGCCGACAGTCAGCCAAAGGTTCAGAAGGCTGGTGGAATCAAGGGGCGTAGACCCTTCTTTGCTGAACGATCTGGACAACTTCTTCACGTATTTGACACCTCAGATCGCCTCTTCCATGTTTACTCCTGATGAAATGGAAATCCTGCTTCAGGAAAGAGAAAGGCAATTACAATATTTCAACCAAATGGAATCCTTTGGAAGAAACCGGTTTGGTACAGATCAGGAATTCATAGAAGAATACAACATTCCAATGGATGCCTTGGAAAAAATCCGTCGGACAAACCTGAAAATCGAAGCTATGAATCAGGCCTGGGAGGAACTTTTGGAGGGACAAAAAGACATCATGGAGCGGTTAGATACCACCCAACTGAAGGCCTTGGTCAAAAACCACCTGAAAGAAAGGGGTATAGATCAGCCTTTTGATATGGCCATACGCAATGATCAGGGAATGCTTATCCCTATTGGCACTCTCAAAGAACCGGAAAATTTGCTTACGGGAATACAGGCAAGGCTTTTTCCCAGCGATCTTTTGGGAAAAGAAAACCATATTCTGATTAATTTTCCGGATAAAAGGATATTTATCCTGCAGCAAATTTGGCTACCTTTATTAAGCTCTATGCTTTTTATCGGCATCATCATTTTTTGTTTTATCTATGCCATCAGAGTCATCATCCGTCAAAAAAACCTATCGGATATCAAAAATGACTTTATCAATAATATGACCCATGAGTTCAAAACACCTATTGCCACGGTAAGTCTTGCAGTGGAAGCTTTGCAAGATCCGGATTTTCTGAACCAAGATTCCTTTAGAAAAAGGTACATTGGGATCATCAAAGATGAAAACAAAAGGCTGGGACAACAGGTGGAAAAAGTCCTTCAGGCAGCCACTTTGGACAAGAAAGAATTTAAACTGAAGTTAGAAAAGCTCAATATTGAGGAAATCCTGGCAAACGCCAGTGACCTGATTGCTTTACAAGTAGAAAACAAAGGAGGAAAAATCCTTCTGGAATCAAAATTACAGGATCCTTATTTAGAAGCTGATGCTTTTCATTTAACCCATATCCTCAACAACTTGTTGGACAATGCCATCAAATATTCCAAAGAAGCTCCTTATATTCGTTTGAAAGCCTGGGATGAAAAGGAGCATATCTTTATTTCAGTGACAGATAACGGAATTGGGATGTCAAAAGAAGCCGTGAAAAAGATATTTGATAAATTTTACCGGGTTCCAACCGGAAATCTCCACGATGTAAAAGGTTTTGGCCTTGGATTGGCTTATGTAAAGACAATGCTGGAAGCGCATCACGGTGAAATTCTAGTAAAAAGTGAGCCTGGAAAAGGAAGTTCATTTACAATAAAACTACCCAAAAAACAATGA
- a CDS encoding response regulator transcription factor has product MSKARLLVVEDDPNLGDILQEYLSMKGYETILCRDGEEGWSKFKKDKFDLAILDIMMPKKDGFTLGKEIKKVQEDLPIIYLTAKNLKEDIIEGLRIGADDYITKPFSMEELLLRIAAILRRTQKSGETQSLKVYQFGDFELHYDEQYIKSPSGDHKLTSKENELLRLLASETNKLVNRSHALKQIWGDDSYFNARSMDVYLSKIRKILKEDPKVQIITVHGEGFKLIVSE; this is encoded by the coding sequence ATGAGCAAAGCAAGACTTTTAGTAGTAGAAGACGATCCCAATTTGGGAGACATTTTGCAGGAATACCTGAGCATGAAAGGTTATGAAACCATTCTTTGCAGAGATGGGGAAGAAGGTTGGTCAAAATTCAAGAAAGATAAATTTGACCTCGCAATCCTGGATATCATGATGCCAAAAAAAGATGGATTTACCTTAGGCAAAGAAATCAAAAAGGTTCAGGAGGATCTTCCTATCATTTACCTTACTGCCAAAAACCTCAAAGAAGACATCATTGAAGGACTGAGAATCGGTGCAGATGATTATATCACCAAGCCCTTCAGTATGGAAGAATTGTTGCTGAGGATTGCTGCCATTTTGAGAAGAACGCAAAAGAGCGGTGAAACCCAATCCCTGAAAGTCTACCAATTTGGGGATTTTGAACTGCACTATGATGAACAATACATCAAAAGCCCATCAGGTGACCACAAACTCACCTCTAAGGAAAATGAATTATTGAGGTTGCTGGCTTCAGAAACCAACAAACTGGTCAATAGGAGCCACGCATTGAAACAGATTTGGGGGGATGATTCCTATTTTAACGCCAGAAGCATGGATGTGTACCTCAGCAAAATCAGGAAAATATTAAAAGAAGACCCTAAAGTACAAATCATCACCGTACACGGAGAAGGTTTCAAATTGATTGTATCGGAATGA